A stretch of Anaeromyxobacter dehalogenans 2CP-1 DNA encodes these proteins:
- a CDS encoding ABC transporter substrate-binding protein → MVRIAALAALLALASGPARAQETVRLGNLKFAHYGAVSYMKEHCKKFGLNVEEIVFPKGIDIFPAIVKGEVDLAASAADAAIANRSGGGQVYVVAGFAKGGARLVSAVDQAITKVADLKGKKVGVARGGAQELLLLAELSKAGLTWSDKPGKDVQIVYMAFADLNQALMQKQIDAMCQSEPQSSQAINKGFGKEVLKPYDTPLGEPVRVMVMTEKLYKERPQVAQKVLDCFVDATKYFIDNPKAAEKYVVEQMFKGQITPEDYRDAISNSPFSYDVTAEHIQITTDLMAKYGVGKMQKPPKATDWVKTDLLQHAKQKAGVK, encoded by the coding sequence ATGGTCCGCATCGCCGCCCTCGCGGCGCTGCTCGCGCTCGCGAGCGGCCCCGCCCGTGCCCAGGAGACGGTCCGCCTCGGCAACCTCAAGTTCGCCCACTACGGCGCGGTCTCCTACATGAAGGAGCACTGCAAGAAGTTCGGGCTCAACGTGGAGGAGATCGTCTTCCCGAAGGGCATCGACATCTTCCCCGCCATCGTGAAGGGCGAGGTGGACCTCGCCGCCAGCGCCGCCGACGCCGCCATCGCGAACCGCTCCGGCGGCGGCCAGGTCTACGTGGTCGCCGGCTTCGCCAAGGGCGGCGCGCGCCTCGTGTCCGCGGTGGACCAGGCCATCACCAAGGTCGCCGACCTGAAGGGCAAGAAGGTGGGCGTGGCCCGCGGCGGCGCGCAGGAGCTGCTGCTGCTCGCCGAGCTGTCCAAGGCCGGCCTCACCTGGTCGGACAAGCCGGGCAAGGACGTGCAGATCGTCTACATGGCGTTCGCCGACCTCAACCAGGCGCTCATGCAGAAGCAGATCGACGCCATGTGCCAGTCCGAGCCGCAGTCGTCGCAGGCCATCAACAAGGGCTTCGGCAAGGAGGTGCTGAAGCCGTACGACACGCCGCTCGGCGAGCCGGTCCGCGTGATGGTGATGACCGAGAAGCTCTACAAGGAGCGGCCGCAGGTCGCGCAGAAGGTGCTCGACTGCTTCGTGGACGCGACCAAGTACTTCATCGACAACCCGAAGGCCGCCGAGAAGTACGTCGTCGAGCAGATGTTCAAGGGCCAGATCACGCCCGAGGACTACCGGGACGCGATCTCCAACTCCCCGTTCTCCTACGACGTCACCGCCGAGCACATCCAGATCACCACCGACCTGATGGCGAAGTACGGCGTGGGCAAGATGCAGAAGCCCCCCAAGGCCACCGACTGGGTGAAGACCGACCTGCTGCAGCACGCGAAGCAGAAGGCGGGCGTGAAGTAG
- a CDS encoding ABC transporter permease, whose protein sequence is MKGALRLARSLAVPVIFLAAWEGVSRAGWVSPIVLPSPSQVLLRWIAYARPLEPYAGGNWLAWAFSGELPHDALTSLYRVVGGFAVGAGLALPLGLLMGSRPVVYELMNPLVQILRPIPPIAYIPLAILWFGLGDPPAFFLISLGAFFPVLMNTIAGVRNVDAIYVRAARNLGASEWTLFWRIMVPAAMPYILAGVRIGIGVAFIVVIVAEMIAVNAGLGYRILEAREYFWSDKVIAGMISIGIAGLGIDLGMSRLNGWLLRWHRGMEG, encoded by the coding sequence ATGAAGGGCGCGCTCCGACTCGCACGGTCGCTGGCCGTGCCGGTGATCTTCCTGGCCGCCTGGGAGGGCGTCTCCCGGGCCGGCTGGGTGTCCCCCATCGTCCTCCCCTCGCCCTCGCAGGTGCTGCTGCGCTGGATCGCCTACGCGCGCCCGCTCGAGCCGTACGCGGGAGGCAACTGGCTGGCCTGGGCGTTCTCCGGCGAGCTCCCGCACGACGCGCTCACCAGCCTGTACCGGGTGGTGGGCGGCTTCGCGGTGGGCGCCGGGCTGGCGCTGCCGCTCGGCCTGCTCATGGGCTCGCGGCCGGTGGTCTACGAGCTGATGAACCCGCTCGTGCAGATCCTCCGGCCCATCCCGCCCATCGCGTACATCCCGCTCGCGATCCTCTGGTTCGGCCTGGGCGACCCGCCGGCGTTCTTCCTCATCTCGCTGGGCGCGTTCTTCCCGGTGCTCATGAACACCATCGCCGGCGTGCGGAACGTGGACGCGATCTACGTCCGCGCCGCCCGCAACCTGGGCGCGTCGGAGTGGACGCTGTTCTGGCGCATCATGGTGCCCGCGGCCATGCCGTACATCCTGGCGGGCGTGCGCATCGGCATCGGCGTCGCGTTCATCGTGGTGATCGTGGCGGAGATGATCGCGGTGAACGCCGGCCTCGGCTACCGCATCCTCGAGGCGCGCGAGTACTTCTGGTCCGACAAGGTGATCGCGGGGATGATCTCGATCGGCATCGCCGGCCTGGGCATCGACCTCGGGATGAGCCGGCTCAACGGGTGGCTCCTTCGGTGGCACCGGGGGATGGAGGGATGA
- a CDS encoding ABC transporter ATP-binding protein yields MPAELPGAADAAIRIRDVRKVFTTGGREVKALDGIDLDIAEGEFVCLLGPSGCGKSTLLNAIAGFSPPTAGTIVAGGRPVTAPGPDRAMVFQEYALFPWMTVEKNVAFGLEMKGASRAQIRERVDALLAKLNLRDFRDRFPKDLSGGMRQRVAIARVLAIDSPMLLMDEPFGALDALTRRNLQDELLRIWAELRKTIVFVTHGIEESIYLADRVVVMTYRPGTVKRDLRITLPRPRDPASPEFNDVKREISRLVMEEQLRHEQAEAAATAD; encoded by the coding sequence ATGCCCGCCGAACTCCCCGGCGCCGCCGACGCGGCCATCCGGATCCGCGACGTCCGCAAGGTGTTCACCACCGGCGGGCGCGAGGTGAAGGCGCTCGACGGCATCGACCTCGACATCGCCGAGGGCGAGTTCGTGTGCCTGCTCGGCCCCTCCGGCTGCGGCAAGTCCACGCTGCTCAACGCCATCGCCGGCTTCTCGCCACCCACCGCCGGCACCATCGTGGCGGGCGGCCGGCCGGTGACGGCCCCCGGGCCCGACCGCGCCATGGTCTTCCAGGAGTACGCGCTGTTCCCCTGGATGACCGTGGAGAAGAACGTCGCGTTCGGCCTCGAGATGAAGGGGGCCTCGCGGGCCCAGATCCGCGAGCGGGTGGACGCGCTGCTCGCGAAGCTCAACCTGCGCGACTTCCGCGACCGCTTCCCGAAGGACCTGTCCGGCGGCATGCGCCAGCGCGTGGCCATCGCCCGCGTGCTCGCCATCGACTCGCCCATGCTGCTGATGGACGAGCCGTTCGGCGCGCTCGACGCGCTCACCCGGCGCAACCTGCAGGACGAGCTGCTCCGCATCTGGGCAGAGCTCCGGAAGACCATCGTGTTCGTGACGCACGGGATCGAGGAGTCCATCTACCTCGCAGACCGCGTGGTGGTGATGACCTACCGCCCCGGCACCGTGAAGCGCGACCTGCGCATCACCCTCCCCCGCCCGCGCGACCCCGCCTCGCCCGAGTTCAACGACGTGAAGCGCGAGATCTCCCGGCTGGTGATGGAGGAGCAGCTCCGCCACGAGCAGGCGGAGGCGGCGGCCACCGCCGACTGA
- the fdnG gene encoding formate dehydrogenase-N subunit alpha translates to MSVTRRQFLQLTAAGVGSTGLVALGFSPDRVLADVRNFKLSRTAETRNTCPYCSVGCGVILYTLGDRSKNAHSAVMHVEGDPDHPVNRGTLCPKGASLLDFVQSPNRLRYPEYRAPGSDKWERVTWDWALDRIARLMKDDRDKNFVAKNAAGVTVNRWPTVGLLAASASSNETGYITHKVWRALGGVAIDNQARVUHGPTVAGLAPTFGRGAMTNSWVDIKNANLVLVMGGNPAEAHPCGFKWVVEAKAHNKAQLIVVDPRFTRTAAVADVFAQIRPGTDIAFLGGVIRHLLEKDAIQKQYVTAYTNASLIVKEGYGFQDGLFSGYDEAKHTYDKSTWSYETGPDGFARSDPTLQDPRCVYQLMKKHYARYTPKMVADITGVPEAAFTRICDAIATTSAPDRTMTALYALGWTQHSVGSQNIRCIAMIQLLLGNVGMAGGGVNALRGHSNIQGLTDLGLLSDLLPGYLTVPRDADTDVETYLAKRTPKPLRPGQMNYWQNYPKFYASLMKAWYGKAATKENGWAYDYLPKLDKVYDILAVFDLMHQGKVNGYLCQGFNPLASIPNKPKLLESLSKLKFLVTIDPLVTETSNFWQNHGDLNPVESAKIQTEVFRLPSSCFAEEDGSLVNSGRTLQWHWKAAEPPGEAKGDPEIVAALFTRIRALYEKEGGAFADPIRDLTWDYKIPRAPSAEELAREFNGKALADVKDPKADPKDPKAPLLAKEGEQLATFAHLQDDGSTASGNWLYCGSFTQAGNQMARRDVSDPSGLGVTPSWGWSWPANRRVLYNRASCDPSGKPWDKNRKLVWWNGAKWVGHDVPDFKIDSKPEEGMSPFIMNPEGMGRLFALDKMAEGPFPEHYEPFESPAASNAMHPKVGPNPAARIFPGDKAQLGLPGEFPYAATTYRVVEHFHFWTKHARIPSVLQPELFIELDEVLAGKKGIRSGDAVAVRSKRGRIVGKAVVTKRIKPLKIAGQEVHTVGIPIHWGFNGLTKPGYISNTLTPFVGDANTQTPEFKAFLVDVEKAAAGQV, encoded by the coding sequence ATGTCCGTCACCCGACGCCAGTTCCTTCAGCTCACCGCCGCCGGCGTGGGCAGCACCGGCCTGGTCGCGCTGGGCTTCTCCCCGGATCGCGTCCTCGCCGACGTCCGCAACTTCAAGCTGTCGCGCACCGCCGAGACGCGGAACACCTGCCCGTACTGCTCGGTGGGCTGCGGCGTCATCCTCTACACGCTGGGCGATCGCTCCAAGAACGCGCACAGCGCGGTGATGCACGTCGAGGGCGATCCCGACCACCCCGTGAACCGCGGCACGCTCTGCCCGAAGGGCGCGTCGTTGCTCGACTTCGTCCAGAGCCCGAACCGCCTGCGCTACCCCGAGTACCGCGCGCCCGGCTCCGACAAGTGGGAGCGCGTCACCTGGGACTGGGCGCTCGACCGGATCGCGCGCCTCATGAAGGACGACCGCGACAAGAACTTCGTCGCGAAGAACGCGGCGGGCGTGACGGTGAACCGCTGGCCCACCGTCGGCCTGCTGGCCGCGAGCGCCTCGTCGAACGAGACCGGCTACATCACCCACAAGGTCTGGCGCGCGCTGGGCGGGGTCGCGATCGACAACCAAGCACGTGTTTGACACGGTCCAACGGTGGCCGGTCTGGCCCCCACGTTCGGCCGTGGCGCGATGACGAACAGCTGGGTCGACATCAAGAACGCCAACCTCGTCCTCGTCATGGGCGGCAACCCCGCCGAGGCGCACCCCTGCGGCTTCAAGTGGGTGGTCGAGGCGAAGGCGCACAACAAGGCGCAGCTCATCGTGGTCGACCCGCGCTTCACGCGGACCGCCGCGGTCGCCGACGTCTTCGCGCAGATCCGCCCGGGCACCGACATCGCGTTCCTGGGCGGCGTCATCCGGCACCTGCTGGAGAAGGACGCGATCCAGAAGCAGTACGTGACCGCGTACACCAACGCCTCGCTCATCGTGAAGGAGGGCTACGGCTTCCAGGACGGCCTGTTCTCCGGGTACGACGAGGCGAAGCACACCTACGACAAGTCGACCTGGTCGTACGAGACCGGACCGGACGGCTTCGCGAGGAGCGACCCGACGCTGCAGGACCCGCGCTGCGTGTACCAGCTCATGAAGAAGCACTACGCGCGCTACACGCCGAAGATGGTGGCGGACATCACCGGCGTGCCCGAGGCCGCGTTCACGCGCATCTGCGACGCGATCGCCACCACCTCCGCGCCGGACCGCACCATGACGGCGCTGTACGCGCTCGGCTGGACGCAGCACTCGGTCGGCTCGCAGAACATCCGCTGCATCGCGATGATCCAGCTGCTGCTCGGCAACGTGGGCATGGCCGGCGGCGGCGTGAACGCGCTGCGCGGCCACTCCAACATCCAGGGGCTGACCGACCTCGGCCTGCTCTCCGACCTGCTGCCCGGCTACCTCACCGTGCCGCGCGACGCGGACACCGACGTCGAGACGTACCTGGCGAAGCGGACCCCGAAGCCGCTCCGGCCCGGCCAGATGAACTACTGGCAGAACTACCCGAAGTTCTACGCGTCGCTCATGAAGGCCTGGTACGGGAAGGCCGCCACCAAGGAGAACGGCTGGGCGTACGACTACCTGCCCAAGCTCGACAAGGTCTACGACATCCTCGCGGTCTTCGACCTGATGCACCAGGGCAAGGTGAACGGGTACCTCTGCCAGGGCTTCAACCCGCTCGCGTCGATCCCGAACAAGCCCAAGCTGCTCGAGTCGCTCTCGAAGCTGAAGTTCCTCGTCACCATCGACCCGCTCGTCACCGAGACCTCGAACTTCTGGCAGAACCACGGCGACCTCAACCCGGTCGAGTCCGCGAAGATCCAGACCGAGGTGTTCCGGCTGCCCTCCAGCTGCTTCGCCGAGGAGGACGGGTCGCTGGTGAACTCCGGGCGCACGCTGCAGTGGCACTGGAAGGCGGCCGAGCCGCCCGGCGAGGCGAAGGGCGACCCCGAGATCGTCGCGGCGCTCTTCACCCGCATCCGGGCGCTCTACGAGAAGGAGGGCGGCGCCTTCGCGGATCCGATCCGCGACCTGACCTGGGACTACAAGATCCCGCGCGCGCCGTCGGCCGAGGAGCTCGCCCGCGAGTTCAACGGCAAGGCGCTCGCGGACGTGAAGGACCCCAAGGCGGATCCGAAGGACCCGAAGGCCCCGCTGCTGGCGAAGGAGGGCGAGCAGCTCGCCACGTTCGCGCACCTGCAGGACGACGGCAGCACCGCGTCCGGCAACTGGCTGTACTGCGGCTCCTTCACGCAGGCCGGCAACCAGATGGCGCGCCGCGACGTCTCCGACCCGAGCGGCCTGGGCGTCACGCCGTCCTGGGGCTGGTCGTGGCCGGCCAACCGCCGCGTGCTCTACAACCGCGCCTCCTGCGATCCGTCCGGGAAGCCGTGGGACAAGAACCGCAAGCTGGTCTGGTGGAACGGCGCGAAGTGGGTCGGGCACGACGTGCCGGACTTCAAGATCGACTCGAAGCCCGAGGAGGGCATGTCGCCCTTCATCATGAACCCGGAGGGCATGGGCCGGCTGTTCGCGCTCGACAAGATGGCCGAGGGGCCGTTCCCCGAGCACTACGAGCCGTTCGAGTCGCCGGCGGCGTCGAACGCGATGCACCCGAAGGTCGGGCCGAACCCGGCCGCGCGCATCTTCCCCGGCGACAAGGCGCAGCTCGGGCTGCCGGGTGAGTTCCCGTACGCCGCGACCACCTACCGCGTGGTGGAGCACTTCCACTTCTGGACCAAGCACGCGCGGATCCCGTCGGTGCTCCAGCCCGAGCTGTTCATCGAGCTGGACGAGGTGCTCGCCGGCAAGAAGGGCATCCGCAGCGGCGACGCCGTCGCGGTCCGCTCGAAGCGCGGCCGCATCGTGGGCAAGGCCGTGGTCACCAAGCGCATCAAGCCCCTGAAGATCGCGGGCCAGGAGGTCCACACCGTCGGGATCCCCATCCACTGGGGGTTCAACGGGCTCACCAAGCCCGGCTACATCTCGAACACCCTCACCCCCTTCGTCGGCGACGCGAACACCCAGACGCCCGAGTTCAAGGCGTTCCTGGTGGACGTGGAGAAGGCCGCGGCGGGGCAGGTCTAG
- the fdxH gene encoding formate dehydrogenase subunit beta, whose amino-acid sequence MAFQSLDVINRSASTSTPPQARGALEVAKLIDISKCIGCKACQSACMEWNDLRDEVGVNPGHYDNPADLTAQSWTVMRFYEEELPADRGLAWLIVKDGCLHCAEPGCLKACPAPGAIVQYANGIVDFQQDQCIGCGYCQTGCPFNIPRYSMKDQKAYKCTLCSDRVSVGLEPACVKTCPTGALAFGTKTDMKDLAGERLVELKARGFEKAALYDPSGVGGTHVLFVLPHGDPELYRLPKDPRVSPLVALWRSGVAKTLGVLTMVSVVVAGIFHYMKVGPVEVDEDQKENGS is encoded by the coding sequence ATGGCGTTCCAGTCGCTCGACGTCATCAACCGGTCCGCCTCCACCAGCACGCCGCCGCAGGCGCGCGGCGCGCTGGAGGTGGCGAAGCTCATCGACATCTCCAAGTGCATCGGCTGCAAGGCCTGCCAGTCGGCGTGCATGGAGTGGAACGACCTCCGCGACGAGGTCGGGGTGAACCCCGGGCACTACGACAACCCGGCCGACCTCACCGCGCAGTCGTGGACGGTGATGCGCTTCTACGAGGAGGAGCTCCCCGCGGACAGGGGGCTCGCCTGGCTCATCGTGAAGGACGGCTGCCTGCACTGCGCCGAGCCCGGGTGCCTGAAGGCGTGCCCGGCGCCGGGCGCGATCGTGCAGTACGCGAACGGGATCGTGGACTTCCAGCAGGACCAGTGCATCGGCTGCGGCTACTGCCAGACCGGCTGCCCGTTCAACATCCCGCGCTACTCGATGAAGGACCAGAAGGCGTACAAGTGCACGCTGTGCTCCGACCGCGTCTCGGTCGGGCTCGAGCCGGCGTGCGTCAAGACCTGCCCCACCGGCGCGCTCGCGTTCGGCACCAAGACCGACATGAAGGACCTCGCCGGCGAGCGCCTGGTCGAGCTGAAGGCGCGCGGCTTCGAGAAGGCGGCGCTCTACGATCCGTCCGGCGTGGGCGGCACGCACGTGCTGTTCGTGCTCCCGCACGGCGATCCGGAGCTGTACCGCCTGCCCAAGGACCCGCGGGTGTCGCCGCTGGTGGCGCTGTGGCGCAGCGGCGTCGCCAAGACGCTCGGCGTCCTCACCATGGTCTCGGTCGTGGTGGCCGGGATCTTCCACTACATGAAGGTCGGACCGGTCGAGGTCGACGAGGACCAGAAGGAGAACGGGTCATGA
- a CDS encoding formate dehydrogenase subunit gamma, whose protein sequence is MMPAMRMPPGKEVVPRYSTGERLTHWAVAVAYVALFLSGLAMFHPFFYWTSALFGSAAFMRVLHPFLGVALFVLFYAYALRLWRDNILSDSDRKWMGQMVAYMNKAAEPYVDGKYNAGQKLMYWSMIVVIAGLFLTGIVLWRPYFAPSFSLVARRFAAVIHAGLAFVMFVGIGIHVYAAYWTKGSMRAMTRGTVSGAWARFHHPGWYARMTGKERP, encoded by the coding sequence ATGATGCCTGCGATGCGGATGCCGCCGGGGAAGGAGGTCGTCCCCCGCTACTCGACCGGCGAGCGCCTCACGCACTGGGCGGTGGCGGTCGCGTACGTGGCCCTGTTCCTGTCCGGCCTCGCCATGTTCCACCCGTTCTTCTACTGGACCAGCGCGCTGTTCGGCAGCGCCGCGTTCATGCGCGTGCTCCACCCGTTCCTCGGCGTGGCGCTGTTCGTGCTGTTCTACGCGTACGCGCTGCGCCTCTGGCGCGACAACATCCTGAGCGACAGCGACCGGAAGTGGATGGGCCAGATGGTCGCGTACATGAACAAGGCGGCCGAGCCCTACGTGGACGGCAAGTACAACGCCGGCCAGAAGCTCATGTACTGGTCGATGATCGTGGTGATCGCCGGCCTGTTCCTCACCGGCATCGTGCTGTGGCGCCCCTACTTCGCGCCCTCCTTCTCGCTCGTCGCGCGCCGCTTCGCGGCGGTGATCCACGCCGGGCTCGCGTTCGTGATGTTCGTGGGCATCGGCATCCACGTGTACGCGGCCTACTGGACCAAGGGCTCGATGCGCGCCATGACCCGGGGCACCGTCTCCGGCGCGTGGGCGCGCTTCCATCACCCGGGCTGGTACGCCCGGATGACCGGCAAGGAGCGGCCGTGA
- a CDS encoding formate dehydrogenase accessory protein FdhE — protein MSTLVQLPGVEIPYLRLPEPGLLFTGRAARLEAVAAERGGDPFLGFLGRLAGAQRAATAAVPGFTPPRAPGRPVDRDALAADPALGAVLRALLVALPADGLPDAAAEAVRGLRDAAPDALRRIAGGVLAGASRPEDLAAATFVGAALQVLATVRAARLDPSTVARVEGGCPVCGSPPVAGVVQGDDRLRYLTCSLCAAEWHLPRIRCAGCQATAGLAYHHLENDPGARAETCAACQGYVKLFDLEKRPGSEPFADDAATLALDLLLGEAGHGRVGPNLFLPVAG, from the coding sequence GTGAGCACGCTCGTGCAGCTCCCCGGGGTCGAGATCCCGTACCTGCGCCTGCCCGAGCCGGGCCTGCTCTTCACGGGCCGGGCCGCGCGGCTCGAGGCCGTCGCGGCGGAGCGCGGGGGCGATCCGTTCCTCGGCTTCCTGGGACGGCTCGCCGGCGCGCAGCGCGCCGCGACCGCGGCGGTGCCCGGCTTCACGCCGCCGCGCGCGCCGGGCCGCCCCGTGGACCGCGACGCGCTCGCCGCCGATCCGGCGCTCGGCGCGGTGCTCCGTGCGCTCCTCGTGGCGCTCCCCGCGGACGGCCTGCCCGACGCCGCCGCGGAGGCCGTGCGCGGCCTCCGGGACGCCGCGCCGGACGCGCTGCGGCGCATCGCGGGCGGCGTGCTCGCCGGGGCCTCCCGCCCCGAGGACCTGGCCGCGGCGACGTTCGTCGGGGCCGCGCTGCAGGTGCTCGCCACCGTGCGGGCCGCGCGGCTCGACCCGTCCACGGTGGCGCGGGTGGAGGGCGGCTGCCCGGTGTGCGGCTCCCCGCCGGTGGCCGGCGTGGTGCAGGGCGACGATCGCCTCCGCTACCTCACCTGCTCGCTCTGCGCGGCCGAGTGGCACCTCCCGCGGATCCGCTGCGCCGGCTGCCAGGCCACCGCCGGCCTCGCGTATCACCACCTCGAGAACGATCCCGGCGCGCGCGCCGAGACCTGCGCCGCCTGCCAGGGCTACGTGAAGCTGTTCGACCTCGAGAAGCGCCCCGGCTCGGAGCCGTTCGCCGACGACGCGGCCACCCTCGCGCTCGACCTGCTCCTCGGCGAGGCCGGGCACGGGCGCGTCGGCCCGAACCTGTTCCTGCCCGTCGCCGGCTGA
- a CDS encoding SDR family oxidoreductase, producing the protein MTSLKDKTVFITGASRGIGRAIGVAAARQGANVVVAAKTSAPHPRLPGTIHDAAEEMERAGGRALAVECDIRDEAQIAAAVARAVERFGGIDVLVNNASAIFLGGTVDTPMKRWDLMHGVNARGTFATSQACIPHLARAGNPHILNLSPPLSMEPRWFANHLAYTMAKYGMSMCVLGMAEELRDQGIAVNALWPRTVIATAALNLLGGDETARHGRTPEIVADAALEILRRPSRGCTGNFFIDDEVLREAGITDLTRYAVEPGAELMPDLFLG; encoded by the coding sequence ATGACTTCACTCAAGGACAAGACCGTCTTCATCACCGGCGCGAGCCGGGGGATCGGGCGCGCCATCGGCGTGGCCGCCGCCCGCCAGGGCGCGAATGTGGTGGTGGCCGCGAAGACCTCGGCCCCGCACCCGAGGCTGCCGGGGACGATCCACGACGCGGCCGAGGAGATGGAGCGCGCCGGCGGGCGCGCGCTCGCGGTGGAGTGCGACATCCGCGACGAGGCGCAGATCGCGGCGGCCGTCGCGCGCGCGGTCGAGCGCTTCGGCGGGATCGACGTGCTCGTGAACAACGCCAGCGCCATCTTCCTCGGCGGGACGGTGGACACGCCCATGAAGCGCTGGGACCTGATGCACGGGGTGAACGCGCGCGGCACGTTCGCCACCTCGCAGGCCTGCATCCCCCACCTCGCCCGCGCCGGGAACCCGCACATCCTGAACCTGTCGCCGCCGCTCTCGATGGAGCCGCGCTGGTTCGCGAACCACCTCGCCTACACCATGGCGAAGTACGGGATGAGCATGTGCGTGCTGGGCATGGCCGAGGAGCTGCGCGACCAGGGCATCGCGGTGAACGCCCTGTGGCCGCGCACCGTGATCGCCACCGCCGCGCTGAACCTGCTCGGCGGCGACGAGACCGCCCGCCACGGGCGCACGCCCGAGATCGTCGCCGACGCTGCCCTGGAGATCCTCCGCCGGCCGTCCCGCGGCTGCACCGGCAACTTCTTCATCGACGACGAGGTGCTGCGCGAGGCCGGGATCACCGATCTCACGCGCTACGCGGTCGAGCCCGGCGCCGAGCTGATGCCGGATCTGTTCCTCGGCTGA
- a CDS encoding division/cell wall cluster transcriptional repressor MraZ, whose translation MFFGTFNHAIDAKGRTSLPAKFREALAAAGEPRIVLMQYPHWRAVQALPQSVWNELVKKVMEASPLDARWQRNVLKFVSSAHEVDLDVHGRVLVPPPLREWAGLQKDVVWVGMGRTIHLYDRAAYDEQMSAEIPADQVVDFFRTA comes from the coding sequence GTGTTCTTCGGAACCTTCAACCACGCGATCGACGCGAAGGGGCGCACCAGCCTCCCCGCGAAGTTTCGCGAGGCGCTGGCGGCGGCCGGGGAGCCGCGCATCGTGCTGATGCAGTACCCGCACTGGCGGGCCGTGCAGGCGCTCCCGCAGTCGGTCTGGAACGAGCTGGTCAAGAAGGTGATGGAGGCCTCGCCGCTCGACGCGCGGTGGCAGCGCAACGTGCTCAAGTTCGTCTCGAGCGCGCACGAGGTGGACCTCGACGTCCACGGCCGCGTGCTGGTCCCGCCGCCGCTCCGCGAGTGGGCGGGCCTGCAGAAGGACGTCGTCTGGGTGGGGATGGGGCGGACCATCCACCTCTACGACCGGGCGGCCTACGACGAGCAGATGTCCGCGGAGATCCCGGCGGACCAGGTGGTGGACTTCTTCAGGACGGCGTAG
- a CDS encoding anti-sigma factor antagonist: MYEARNQDEVTVIRCVGELTRDELSAIAGLAQRARHEGRMVVVDLKRVTHLHYAGAALLKAIPGLRAAGASRYVRDLVHAGGAGGYVELYGDVEEAVRAA, translated from the coding sequence ATGTACGAGGCGCGCAACCAGGACGAGGTCACGGTGATCCGCTGCGTGGGCGAGCTCACGCGCGACGAGCTGTCCGCCATCGCGGGGCTGGCGCAGCGCGCCCGCCACGAGGGCCGGATGGTGGTGGTGGACCTGAAGCGCGTCACGCACCTGCACTACGCAGGCGCGGCGCTGCTGAAGGCCATCCCCGGCCTGCGCGCCGCGGGCGCGAGCCGCTACGTGCGCGACCTGGTCCACGCCGGCGGCGCGGGCGGCTACGTGGAGCTGTACGGCGACGTGGAGGAGGCCGTCCGGGCGGCGTGA
- the rsmH gene encoding 16S rRNA (cytosine(1402)-N(4))-methyltransferase RsmH: MSADFRHEPVLANEILELLRPRPGELFLDGTLGGGGHSGLLLEAGARVIALDKDPRALAAATARLARFGEAFRAVRSDFRDAKNVLEALGIAAVDGALVDLGVSSPQLDEAERGFSFSRPGPLDMRMGDTGETLEDLLRRIDERELARILREYGEEPFARPVARAVKAALETEAPLDTARLAEVVAGAIPRKAWPHRIHPATRTFQALRIAVNDELGALAAWLDGLPGVLAPGGRAAAISFHSLEDRMVKEKFRALTQACTCPPDLPVCACGAKASFAAITRKAVKASDEEIARNPRARSARLRAVEKLR, encoded by the coding sequence GTGAGCGCGGACTTTCGCCATGAGCCGGTACTCGCGAACGAGATCCTGGAGCTCCTGCGCCCCCGGCCGGGCGAGCTCTTCCTCGACGGCACGCTCGGCGGCGGCGGCCACTCCGGCCTGCTGCTCGAGGCGGGGGCGCGCGTGATCGCCCTCGACAAGGATCCCCGCGCGCTCGCCGCGGCCACCGCCCGGCTCGCCCGCTTCGGCGAGGCGTTCCGCGCGGTGCGCTCCGACTTCCGCGACGCGAAGAACGTGCTCGAGGCGCTCGGCATCGCCGCGGTGGACGGCGCGCTGGTGGACCTGGGCGTCTCCTCGCCCCAGCTCGACGAGGCGGAGCGCGGCTTCTCCTTCTCGCGCCCCGGGCCGCTCGACATGCGCATGGGCGACACCGGCGAGACGCTCGAGGACCTGCTGCGCCGGATCGACGAGCGCGAGCTGGCCCGCATCCTGCGCGAGTACGGCGAGGAGCCGTTCGCGCGGCCGGTGGCGCGCGCCGTCAAGGCGGCGCTGGAGACCGAGGCGCCGCTCGACACCGCGCGCCTCGCCGAGGTGGTCGCCGGCGCGATCCCGCGCAAGGCCTGGCCGCACCGGATCCACCCCGCCACCCGCACGTTCCAGGCGCTGCGGATCGCGGTGAACGACGAGCTCGGCGCGCTGGCCGCGTGGCTGGACGGCCTGCCCGGCGTCCTCGCCCCCGGCGGGCGCGCGGCGGCCATCTCGTTCCACTCGCTCGAGGACCGGATGGTGAAGGAGAAGTTCCGGGCGCTGACGCAGGCCTGCACCTGCCCGCCGGACCTGCCGGTGTGCGCCTGCGGGGCGAAGGCCTCGTTCGCGGCCATCACGCGCAAGGCCGTCAAGGCGTCCGACGAGGAGATCGCGCGCAACCCGCGCGCCCGGAGCGCGCGCCTGCGCGCGGTGGAGAAGCTGCGATGA